One region of Coregonus clupeaformis isolate EN_2021a chromosome 31, ASM2061545v1, whole genome shotgun sequence genomic DNA includes:
- the LOC121547869 gene encoding small integral membrane protein 36, translated as MGFMEFYLEIDPVTLNLIILVASYAILLLVFLISCILYDCQGKDPTKEYAPAPPAPPAPPAPPSQSPIRLVVMQNSPASSRYEQQNNMAAPEPSRKPEPNRNLEHSRKPEPSRNLEPSRKPEPSRKPEPSRNHYEPSRNHYEPSRNHYEPPAQTPTPDLGREKRSTLV; from the coding sequence CTCATCATCCTGGTGGCCAGCTACGCCATCCTCCTCCTTGTCTTCCTCATCTCCTGCATCCTGTACGACTGCCAGGGGAAGGACCCCACCAAGGAGTACGCCCCCGCGCCCCCCGCTCCCCCTGCGCCCCCAGCGCCCCCCAGCCAGTCGCCCATACGCCTGGTGGTCATGCAGAACTCGCCTGCCTCGTCTCGCTATGAGCAGCAGAACAACATGGCTGCTCCAGAACCCAGCAGGAAGCCAGAACCCAACAGgaacctggaacacagcaggaagCCAGAACCCAGCAGGAACCTGGAACCTAGCAGGAAGCCAGAACCCAGCAGGAAGCCAGAACCCAGCAGGAACCACTACGAGCCCAGCAGGAACCACTACGAGCCCAGCAGGAACCATTACGAGCCGCCAGCGCAGACGCCCACCCCCGACctggggagggagaagaggagcacCCTGGTCTGA